ATCCTTTGTTCTGCTGGATATATGCCTGCCAAACATTATCAATTCGTCATGCATAGATACGACAGAAATAATCGATGAAATCAATAATCCAAAGGTAGTCGTCTTAACTCCACCACCAGTGCCACCGGGAGAAGCACCAATATACATTAATAGAATCATCGTAGTTAACCCCATTGTTTTCATCGTTCCCATATCGAAGGTATTAAAACCAGTTGTGGTTGAAGATGATATAGCCTGGAATACGGAGGCTAAAAGTCTGTCTTTAAATGATGGCAATGGCGTAGACCATTCTGAAACGAATATTAATAATACTCCGGTAATCAGGAGAGCCGGAAGCATGATCAACACCAGTTTGGTATGGGCTAAAAGTTTCTTCGGTGGCTCATCTTCCTTTGGTTTCCCAAAGATCGCATAATAGATATCATATATTACAATGAACCCAACACTTCCTCCGATACAAAGGACATCTATTGTCGTGTTTACGATAATGCTGTCACGATATGCACAGAGGTTGCCGGGAAACAAACTAAAACCCGCTGTACAAAAGGCCGAGACGGAATGGAACACCCCCAAATAGATGGCGTGTGTTACGGAAAATTCCTTCATCCAATAGAGACTCAAAACCGCGGCGCCCAAAAACTCTAATGCAAAAGTAACAAAGATGATCATTTTACTGAATCGTACAACTTCTTCATAAGGTGGACTAGTCAACGATTCTTGCAAGATCAATTTCCCACTCAAGGATAGCCGTATGCCAAGTCCCGACATGACCAAAACAATAAAGATCATGTATCCTAATCCCCCGATCTGGATTAGCGTGAGAATAACGATCTGGCCAAAAAGGGAATAAAAACTACCCACATCTACCACAGTCAACCCCGTAGTAGAGATAGCAGAAGTGGCTGTAAACAGGGCATCAATGAACGGCTGTGAACTGCCGGAAACAGAAGCAACTGGAAGCGTCAGGAGGAAAGAACTTATTACAATGATAGAAATAAACCCAATGAGAATGAGCCGATGAGGGGAAAGGGTGGAATAGAACATGATTTTTACGAAAAACCCGCTTATAGTATTTACCATCAGGTGTCAAATAACTCTTATTGGTGCAAATGCCCAGTTATAGAAAGTCATTGACACTACTTTACACGTCTGATATATTACTTTTTAGTAATAATTTCATATTATCACGATGCGCTGAATAAATTACAAGATGTTTCTGTAATGTTATTTTGCAAAATATGTGATGGTTTTACGGAAACGTAAGGAACTACACCTATGGAAAGGATACGGCAAGAAAACACCGTCAAAGATATTATTGAAAAATTCCCTGTAACCCGCCGCATATTTGAAACTTACGGCATTATGTGCGGTGGGAATATCCTCCCCGACAAACCCCTTTCCTTCTTTGCCAAGATGCATAATATCAGCCCTGCCAAACTGATTGACGACATTCAAAAACTTATCGATGGAGAAATTGATTCAAACAGCGACGTCGCAATTACAAAACCACAAACCGATCATGTCTATGAGATTTTCGTAAAGACGGCCATTATTATTGTACTTTCAACCGGGTGTCTTTATGGTGCATCACTATTGGCCTTCATGGCATTTAAAAATTCCCTAACTTCCGTATCCTGGATCCTTACAGAAACACATGGCGATACACAGGTGTATGGCTGGGTCGGTTTATTTATCATGGGTATTTCATATTTTGCCTTACCCAAATTTTGGAACTCCATGCTCTACAGCACACCGTTAGCTTACAAATCTTTTTTTTTGATGGTAGCCGGCATTTTTCTCTCCTTTGTCTTTAAAACGACTTCGTATTACTCAGGTTTGTTTTTCCTAAAGATCCCCGTTTTGTTTGGATGTGCACTTCAAGCCGCATCGATAGCTATTTTCATCTATGTTATTTGCAGGACGTATTTTTCCTCGGAAAAACAAAAGTTTGAAATTTATGAAGGGTTTCTCCTGTCCAGTTATCTCTGGTTCATTATTCAGGCCATTGCTTTTGTCGCTCTCTTTTTCCATTTTAATGTAGTGGGAAATACAGACATCCCGGATGTCTTTAAGAATCCTATCCGTCATATACAGATCATGGGATTTGCCTGCATGGTTATTATTGGAATATTTACAAAGACTTTGCCAATTTTCCTGGGCATCCAGGAACCCAACCAGAAAGTCAGCAGCTATGTGTTAT
The genomic region above belongs to Candidatus Brocadia sp. and contains:
- a CDS encoding DUF1858 domain-containing protein, whose amino-acid sequence is MERIRQENTVKDIIEKFPVTRRIFETYGIMCGGNILPDKPLSFFAKMHNISPAKLIDDIQKLIDGEIDSNSDVAITKPQTDHVYEIFVKTAIIIVLSTGCLYGASLLAFMAFKNSLTSVSWILTETHGDTQVYGWVGLFIMGISYFALPKFWNSMLYSTPLAYKSFFLMVAGIFLSFVFKTTSYYSGLFFLKIPVLFGCALQAASIAIFIYVICRTYFSSEKQKFEIYEGFLLSSYLWFIIQAIAFVALFFHFNVVGNTDIPDVFKNPIRHIQIMGFACMVIIGIFTKTLPIFLGIQEPNQKVSSYVLYILNVSIALRTISEFYKEYTSNLHGFFTAVFCIAGFLETFGVFLFIYNLNLFNRKKTVKNPTNLPTGFRKYIRAALVWLFVSEGALLTFTVYETLSGERVSHALFGAYRHAIFVGFISMMILGCASKMIPLSKGVKLCSPKLLNATFVFINIGCMFRVAAQPIATHLYPQVYPIMGMSGFLEYAAMFFFGINAWKTMQLDREEEPTEQIKIATANTNVYQLIKQYPQTLDILVGFGFKQLKNPILRNTLARTISLGQAVQINPVNLEDLLKELNAAIKTCVEVKVA